The following proteins are encoded in a genomic region of Molothrus aeneus isolate 106 chromosome 14, BPBGC_Maene_1.0, whole genome shotgun sequence:
- the CD99L2 gene encoding CD99 antigen-like protein 2 — protein sequence MAGRRLLGLLLAFAALLGAGHGDDTDDFNLEDALLDPVTRRPTPKGPRKPAGGTDWDLADFFDTPVETTTKPAKPTPKPFPRPGKPDNGFWDVIRTTTTKQPKTTRAPPKRNPEKDPMDFDLADALDDKNDRKDPGRPDVRPGEGFSDDDLASIVDGGYSPDKKKGTSDNTDNNDYSGVAETGTIAGIASGLAMALIGAVSSYISYQQKKFCFSIQQGLNAEYVKGENMEAVVSEEPQVKYSVLETQSAEPPKQDSAKI from the exons ATGGCCGGCCGCcgcctcctggggctgctgctggccttcGCCGCGCTCCTGGGCGCAG GTCATGGGGATGACACAGATGACTTCAACCTAGAGGATGCCCTGCTTGACCCCGTCACCAGGAGAC CCACTCCCAAGGGCCCCAGGAAGCCAgcaggtgggacag ACTGGGATCTGGCTGATTTCTTTGACACGCCTGTGGAGACAACCACCAAGCCAGCCAAGCCCACTCCCAAGCCCTTCCCCAGGCCAGGGAAGCCAG acAACGGCTTTTGGGACGTTATTCGCACCACCACAACCAAGCAGCCAAAAACTACAAGAGCCCCTCCTAAGCGTAACCCAG AAAAGGATCCTATGGATTTTGACTTGGCTGATGCTCTTGATGATAAGAACGATAGGAAAGATCCTGGGAGGCCGGATGTAAGGCCAGGTGAAG GATTTTCAGATGATGACCTGGCCAGCATCGTGGACGGTGGCTACAGCCCAGACAAGAAGAAGG GTACCAGTGACAACACCGACAACAACGACTACAGTGGAG TGGCAGAGACGGGGACAATCGCCGGCATCGCCAGCGGCCTGGCCATGGCGCTCATCGGGGCCGTCTCCAGCTACATCTCCTACCAGCAGAAGAAGTTCTGCTTCAGCATCCAGC AGGGACTGAACGCCGAGTATGTGAAAGGAGAAAACATGGAAGCTGTCGTGAGCGAAGAACCCCAGG TTAAATATTCAGTCCTGGAAACGCAGTCAGCAGAGCCACCAAAACAAGACAGTGCGAAGATATAA